Genomic DNA from Gimesia aquarii:
CTATTACAAATTGAAGTGGAAGAAAACTTTGGGCAATGGGCTATCTGTCAACTTACCATACCTCAAAACTGATGTTCTACCAAATTTCAAGATAAGAATATGAACCAACCAAGGAATCAAAAATGTCAGCCAATACTGCATGGATTACTGATATCACTGAAGAAAACTTTGAATCAGGTGTCGTAAAACAATCTGAACAAACACCCGTTCTAATTGATTTCTGGGCTCCCTGGTGTGGTCCTTGCCAGCAGCTAACCCCGATCTTGGAAAAACTGGTTGAGGAGTATCAGGGAAAATTTCGTCTCGCTAAAATCAATATCGATGAACAACAGGGTTTGGCGTCTGCGTTTCAAGTACAATCCATACCCACTGTAGTCGCTTTTCTAAATGGGCAACCCGTCGATCACTTCCAGGGAATTTTACCTGAAGAAACATTAAAAGAATGGATCGGTCGACTGATCCCCTCACCTGCTCAAATTCTGTTTCAGGAAGGACAGGAAGTCGAGGAGGAGAATCCTGGACTGGCAGAATCCAAATATCGTGAAGCCTTCCATTTGGAACCTGATAATGATGTGCTAAAATTACGGATCGCAGCGGTGTTAGTAAAGCAGTCTCGATTCGAAGAATGCGCGACAATCATCAATGAACTGGAAGCGAGGGGGTTTCTGGAACCAGAAGCAGAGCAGATCAAATCACAACTCGAACTTCAGGCAGCAGCAGATGAAGCAGGCGGTGTCGAGGAAGCAAGAGCGACTTTGGCTGCCGATCCGGAAAATGCGACTCTAAAAATTGCATTAGCAGATGCCCTGGCGATTGCGAATAAACATGAAGAGGCTCTCGAAATCTGTCTTTCAATCATCGAACAAGATAAAACAGGAGTTGGAGTTGAAGCCAAAGAAACAGCGCTAAAAATCTTTGACGTACTTGGCCCGCAATCGACTCTAACAAGTACTTATCGCAAAAAACTGGCGACACTGCTTTATTAATGATGTGATCATTGTCCGGCAGATCTGGTTCCCTGCGGAGAACCTGCAATCGGTACTCCAAATGGTAAAGGACGACCAGCGACTTGATAGCCTAAAGAGTGCGCATGTTTCTGTAAGGCACGATAAAGCTCAAAGCTATCAGGATAGACCCAGAATGTGAGCGTAGAACCTGTCCCGATATCCGTTAATGCCTGATAAAATCGAGATTGAACCTGAAGTGCGACTTCTTCATTCTCTTCACGCACATCATCATCGCGATCAATTTCCCATTTTGTTACTCCAACGCGAAATCCTCTACTGCCTCCATTCCTTAATTGGTCTATAGCCGAGAGTACCTGTCGTTCAACCACATACTTCATGGTATACCCTCGGATGGGTCCCACCTTACCGTGGTGTTCCCGATATTTGGCAAGCCAATTTCCACGTTTCAGGACCTGATCTCTCAAATCATCAAGTAGTTCGTTGATCGGCACATAAGATACTTTGTTTTCAGAAAGTAAAAAGTGCCACTCTTTATCAGTCACCAACTGACTAACGGGAGTCAACCGATGCTTCAATTGCTTCACTTCATCGCGCGGTACGGAAACCTGTCGAGACTGGGCCACGACCCGTTCCAGCTCTCTTTGTGTTTCTTTATTCGACTTCACTAAACCTAGTAACTTTTCATAACGCTCTTCTAACGTATCGCTTTTTTGTTCAAGCTGAGAAACTAATGATTGTACTTTTCCGCTGACAGTCTGTTTTTGGAACAATAATTCCTGCGCACCGATTTTTCGACTTTGCATCACTTGATCCAACTCTGACAACTCTGCTTCCATTCTCCGTACTTCACTAAGCAATTCTGCAGAAGGTTCTTGGTAGATAATTCTTGGTTGTTGAGGAACAATTTGCTTCGGTTCAGGTGCCTGTTGAGTAAGAAGCAGCCCAGGCGCTTCTGTTGTCGGTGGATCTGGTTCTATTTTGGGAAGAAATGTCTCTAAATCAGTATCAATAATTTCTGGTTGTGGTGGACTAAGCGGTTGGTTCTCAGTCATCGTAACCGGAGCCTGACTCATCCTGACACCAGCAATCACAATCAAAATAATGAGAATCCCCACAATATTGGCAACGATATCCAAAAAGGAATCAGAACCAAAATTAGCTTCCCCCTGTGGTGTGCGGCGACTCATGTTATTGCTCCTTCTCAGATTGGGGAGAAGAAATGGCTGGCAAAGGATCTAATGTATGTTTCGCCGCTGTCTGTAAACCCATTTTCTGGGCTGACGATTTCAATCGTTCATAAAACTGATTCCCGCCCGGACTGACCGTAAACTGAATCGTGGGAACCCAGTAAAAACCTTTTGGTGCCGGCCCCCAGTCATTAACGTGCTGATCCATCACCATAATCATTGACTGTAATAACTCTTCTTGAGTCACTCCCTGATTAAGCTTCACACTTTGATTTTC
This window encodes:
- the trxA gene encoding thioredoxin, which encodes MSANTAWITDITEENFESGVVKQSEQTPVLIDFWAPWCGPCQQLTPILEKLVEEYQGKFRLAKINIDEQQGLASAFQVQSIPTVVAFLNGQPVDHFQGILPEETLKEWIGRLIPSPAQILFQEGQEVEEENPGLAESKYREAFHLEPDNDVLKLRIAAVLVKQSRFEECATIINELEARGFLEPEAEQIKSQLELQAAADEAGGVEEARATLAADPENATLKIALADALAIANKHEEALEICLSIIEQDKTGVGVEAKETALKIFDVLGPQSTLTSTYRKKLATLLY